The DNA region ACCAAGTATTCGGTCGACTCAGGGATGCCAACCTGAAAATGAACGCAAAGAAATGTAAACTACTGCAAAAGGAAGTTACGTTCCTTGGCCATGTGGTAAATGAAAACGGTATCGGTACCGATCCTGGGAAAATAGAGGCTGTAAGGAATTGGCCTGTTCCCCAGTCAGTGAAAGATGTTAGACGTTTTCTTGGGTTATGTTCTTATTACAGAAAGTTTGTGTTCAAGTTTGCTGATATCGCCAAACCATTACACAAACTTACAGAACAATATCAAAGATTTAACTGGACATCAGACTGTCAAATAGCATTTGATAAACTCAAACGAGCTCTAACCAGCTCACCAATTCTGGCTTATCCTAAGTCTGAAGGACTTTTTATACTGGACACCGATGCATCAAATGATGGCTTAGGTGCAGTATTATCTCAGCTACAGAATGGGGAAGAAAAGGTTATTGGTTACTtcagcaaaatattttcaaaagctGAAAGAAAATATTGCGTAACCAGAAGGGAATTGTTAGCAATAGTCAGTTCAGTTAAGCACTTTCATCATTACCTGTATGGTCAATACTTCAAAGTAAGAAGTGACCATGGTGCTCTAACATGGcttatcaatttcaaaaaccCTGAGGGTCAGATAGCTCGGTGGTTCGAGTTTCTGTCCTCATATCAGTTTAAGATAGAATATAGAGCTGGTCGTGCTCATGGGAACGCAGATGCTTTGTCACGTAGGCCATGTTGGGAAGACCAATGTAGCTACTGCGCTCGAGCCGAACAGAAATACAACCCAACTATTCTACAAAATGAAACCTTAAAACCTGTTGAACTACCAGTTGCTGTTGATTCCGGTTCAGATACTGGTGAGCAGGTGAGCTGTTCCATGGTAACAACCAGAACTTGTAGTGCAGAGTCTGTAGAACCTGAAATTACAGAAACAAATAGTAAAACAAAAACCAAGGAGATCAGCGACACCAACCTCAGTAATAAAAGTGTAATAGGCGCCCAAAGCCAGGACACTGTActtcaaaatgtatttaaatggGTCCAAAGTAACAAGAGGCCAGAATGGTCTGATATTTCCCATTTAAATGAAGCTACTAAATATTACTGGGCAAGGTTTGACTCCCTGTTAATAAAAGATGGTATCTTATGCCATAAGTGGGAGCCATCTCAAGGGAGACCACTCAAACTCCAGATAGTTTTACCCTGTAATCTACAAAACTATGCACTCCAGCAATTACACAACAGCATTACTGGAGGACACCTGGGAGTCAAAAAGACTTTATCAAAAATTAGAGACCGATTCTTCTGGTATCAGATGTCGAGTCATGTCAAACACTGGGTCAAGATATGCGACCAGTGTGCAGCTAAGAAATCTCCTGGCAAGAAAGCCAAAGGAGCTTTACAAACCTACAATGTAGGGAGTCCAATGGAAAGGTGGGCTATTGATGTCATCGGACCATTACCAAAGAGTAATAGGGGGCACCTTTATCTGTTGGTTGTAGCAGACTACTTTACGAAATGGGTCGATGCCATTCCAATGCGGAATCAGAAGGCATCAACAGTGGCACATAAGTTTATCGAAAGGGTGGTTACCATCTTTGGAGCACCAATGGAATTGCATTCTGACCAGGGAACTAATTTCCAGTCAGATGTTTTCAAAGAGATATGCAATATCTTGGGAATAACTAAAACTAGAACCACTCCGTACAGACCACAGTCTGACGGCATGGTAGAACGTGCCAACAGAACCATCGAAGCAATGTTGTCTGCATATATAGCTAAAAATATGAAAGATTGGGATGACCATATACCGTTGTTGATGATGGCGTATCGCTCTGCGGAACATGAATCCCTGGGCGTGTCTCCCAACGAAATGGTTTTTGGTCGCAGCATCAATCTCCCTGTCGACCTGGTTCTGGGTAGAATCAGTTCTGAAACAGTACAAGAACATACAGATTATGCGTATGGTCTTACAAAAATACTAGAATCAATACATGATTTCGCCAGAGGGAGGATAAAAATCACCTCTGAGCATATAAAGAAAAACCACGATAGAAATATCAAGGTTAACCAATTCAAAAGGGGAGACCCTGTCTGGCTTTTCAATTCAAGGAAAGGACTTGGGTCAAAGTTATGTTGTCCATGGGAAGGTCCTTATCTGGTGCTTGACAAAATAAACGATGTAGTGTACCGAGTACAGAAAAGTTCCAAAACCAAGCCAAAAGTAGTGCACCATAATATGTTAAAACCATATATTGGTGAAAATAAACCAGCATGGTTGAGGGACTAATACTACTACATTACATTAACGAAGAGAACAAATAGTATCTATCTGTACCAATGTTGAAAATTGTAATATGATGTAACATTAGTGACAATTCAATACTTACAGATTCTATTGTTCTTTTGTAGGTCACCAGGTACCAATGCCAAATTTGCAAAGCAGAAACAATCAAGCTTTCGCTATGCGAGCGTCACATCACCACAGCCCATTCAGGGGTGGGGTTCCAATGCAGTGATTGCCACGCCATTCTCAGCAGACGTGACACACAACACACAGGCTGTTCTCCCAACAAAACCCTAAGAATGGTGTCGAGAGCCACAGGGAAGTTCTCGGAGGAGGACAGGATGGCTTACGAGGTGTTCCAAAAGGAAAGAGCCAGGCATGTCAAAGTTATCCGACGCCCTGCAAAGAGTGATGCGGAAAAGAAAGAGGTAGAGTCAAGTAGGGTAGATAGGCCAGCAAATAGGGACCGGAAAcggaaagcatcacaaacattATTGCTTACCAGGGCACCAACAAAGCCGAGTAAACCCTACAATAAAAAAAGGAAACTGCCCGAGGTGCCTGAGGTACAAGTTGAGCCACCAGTGCCGGTTCCTGCTCTTGTAGAGGAGGTCCAGGTGGCTGCCCTTGACCTCAGCACCTCAGGGGGCAAAGAGGATGATGAACTCTCTTTGATTGCTCCGAGTACGTACTCTGTGGAGTCATCAGACGTCGCCTATACTCCAACCAGAAAGCCAAGACATGAGGTGAAGTTAAAAGGGATGGCCCTCAACCAAGCCCAGAGGGTAATACTCAACGTTGGCGGAGTCCGCTTCGAAACTAGCGCTCCAACCTTAGAGAGTGACCCATCCAGCATATTGGCAAGCATGGTGAAGAAAACGTCTCCCTTTCAGCCCTATGAAGTGGATCATGTGTACACTTATTTTCTCGACCGTGACCACAAGCACTTCAGAGTAATTTTAAACTATCTTAGAAATCCTAACGGACAGGTCAGGCTCCTTCCTGTTACCCGGTACCACCTGCAAGAATTATTAGAAGAATGTGTTTATTACGAAATTGAGTCCCTTGCAAGAATTGTGAAACAGAAACTCTCCGAATTAGATTAAATCATCAAATTGacattcaaaaaaaaaaaacattattggggggtggcttattataaatgttgtcaGTGTTTTTATCCCGGGTTTAAGTAAATCTACTCGATATCATGGAAAAATTATGTGTGTACATTAGGGGATGAATCCAATTGTATTGTAATTTATTATGTCATATATGTAGTATAACTTGATACTGTTAATATGTAAGTATAAAATAATACTTTCTCAGTTTGAAATCAAGGTTGAGTAAACCTCAGACTTCTAAgttaattatttgaaaagaaTTACCAAGTATTGTTAAATTTCACTTTTCTTCTCTTTCGGTATGGATTTTTCTCTCCAATATCATGTCAGGTTCTTTCCTGgaaaatataaagtaatttaaATTAGTACTTTGATTGTTCAAATAATTCAATGGAGACATAGatatatagatctacatattgtatttttgtatacattACCAGTAAATGAATATAGATCTAGTAATACTAATAATACAATTTTTCTGATGGCTTTTCAAGTAATTACCCACTTACAAAAGTAGGCTATGGTTGTAAATATACTTTTTGAAACGGAAATAATGACCATTCATCAATTCTTTCATGTACATAAATTAATgcatagatacatgtatatgcgtatatatatataaatatttttatctgaaAATTGATATTCCCAAATATCCAGCTGGAATTTGGAAGGCCCAAGAATggataatatgtaaatacatttatttgtaaatatgattAATTGGCTACTTATTCTCAAATATGATGAATATTGTTTATAGAATCCATGACAGAAATAATTAAATTGTATCATACTTCAATATCCAAACATCCCGCTGGAGTTTGGAATTGATTTCTACGGATATCCCGCTGGAATCCGAGAATggctatatttatatataaccatGATATAAATGAACCAATTATTATACTTATGATTTGTTGCTATATTGAAGTGTTACtgttaaaatgaatttttgaagttttgatttaaaattattgTCCAAATTGTAGATTGATATGGTGCAAGATTGTAAATAACACTTTCTTAAGaaagaaaattacaaacatCCGGCTGGAGTTTGaccaaatgtatattttgtaaattaattgtACCAGAACATTTTCGCAATTTGACGAATTACAGATTTAAAGTTGTAATCAATCtcatcttattttttttttacggTTTGGTCGCTACGTAAACCAATCAGGAAGGTCACCATTAAAACTACTGAATAATGTGAACTATTTAAAACCATGAGAATCGAAACACTGTTCGGTAATAACTTACCTGAACGTAACTTGTGACTTTCCTCGATTGTCGTCTGCGCCCAACCGTATGCAAATGATGGATAGTAGCGGGTGCAAAGCCTCGTTTTGGGTTCCACTAATTGATCAATTAACTCAGATACATTTTGCTAAATTCTCGATATATTATGGTATAAACATTCGGGACGAATGCTTTTCATGGAGGGGGGCTATGTAACGAATATTGTTCTctcatatttatcaaaatatatatcaatctcACGTAGAAGTTAGAAAACTATTCGGGTTTTTGTGGCGATTGCTGTTTAGCATGTCCGAGTGGGGCACCGGATGGATCCGCCTCGACTCAGGTACGATTATAAGAGTTTTAAGTATATTCAGTCAAATTCGCAAACAGTATATATACCTTAGGTcttaattaagtaattaatcCAATATTTCCATGGGTATTTTCGTTGTAAACACAACTTTTACGTGATTCTGTGACTCGTCTGACTGTTGTCATATTCCGCGAGAATTCGGAACTCTCTAGTGCGGGAGGCGGGATACTAAGTTTAGTAGCGCGAGCTCGTTGTCACGGGCAACGTTTTTCACTATAAATAGCCGTGTAGCGGCAGTTTCAAACACAGTCAGACTCAGTCAGACAAGCACTGTCATTTTATATTCACAGAGCGATCTAATAGTCCTTGTTCACCATGGCAGATTCAAGTGCAATATGGTACATAATTAGATCAGTGAATTAACCAATACTGGTAACGAAAGGTTTCCATTGACAAACTTCTGATACATATTGGAACCAGTACCGGTTCCAGGCGTGTACCCGATCTGGTTCAAGATGGAACCCGATCTGGTTCAGCACCGGTAGATTACGTAACCCGATCTGGTCATAGAAGATGTCTATACCGATCCGGATATTACCGGATTTTTAAATACCTAgctttttaaatatattcttCCAGTCtttgggtatatatatatatttaatattatatagcAAAGAGGTAAAATTTAAAAGTATCAAAAACATGTCAATGTCCATGGAGATCGTTCTGAAACTGGTATTGGTATGTGTGTAGCTTATaggaacctacatgtatattatgtaacagCAACCATCATGTACCCTATAAGGTTGTTCTATACGCTGGAGATGTAACCATCATAAATCTGGcataatatttcatgttttaataaataaaacaatttggaTGTAAAACTCTGTTTTGGTTTTCTTTCGGTTCAGTGCTAGGCTGGGAACGAACTAAAAATTGTATGTAACGGTACAAAGCGGGACCCGACCACAAGAGTGGCTATCACAAGgtgtatatctacatgtatatgtagagaACTCAAATGTGAAAGGACCATAAGGGTCGAAAACGTTACACTCCAATGTCGAGAACTTCCAGTCATTTGTGATCATCGAAAACGGCCAAgagttttcagagaaaaagttgtcacaatcaatacatacttacaagggagataactctgtgatatgcaaagacagaataggcCTGACCAGTACCAGTAATGAAGAGATGTACTTTTATaatgtatcaaaattaaatagttattaaagtacatttaaagtacatttaagaaatattaattCCTCACAATAAGAAGTACTGTTATAATCCAACTTATTTTTGAGTGCGTTTGAATTTCACTACCTAGGTATTTTGTAGACAatcaaaatttatgaaaaattatttaatggCTGCAAAATTGTTTCAGTTAATCACAATTTTGTGaacaaatcacaaaattaattgtcatgaaaatatttcaagtaaTTGTTGAATTAAGTTGCTGCCAAAATAATTAGTTGGTTTATATAACATCccttataattaataataataataaaaaaaacaaacaacaacaaagctTTGTAATCCTCAATATGTTTATTATTAAAAGCATATCAAAATGCAAGGTCATGATTTTTATCCCTTCAATTAAAACCTTAGGTAACTAATTATACCAATTAATTACCAAACAGGTTTAGATAGGAAATTCTTCCTCCGTATACACTATCCcaagtacattttatatacaaagtTTATCACATGCATCCCAATCATTCTATCATTAtagagaaaaaatgaaaaagaaacgttttaatatgaatttccttaaaaaaaaaaaaaacataaaaaaaaataagaatattaaAAGATTATTTCCATGTctaaaatatttctacaaaataatttaataagttTAGGcaaaatacagtatttttattaggAAAAgttaattttgtcaaaaaaaaaaaatataaaaaataatacaatactaCTTTTCTTCAGCAAACTCAATATATACTTAAACTGATTTTCAATCTTAAGAATTGAACCAAAGCATTTATCTTAAATTGCCTAAATGATGAACAAACCTCACAATACACTACCGACAAAATGCAATACCACTACTTCATTATGCGTTTGctgaaaatcaaattttggGGTATGAAAAAACTTAGGCCTGCATTCGGTGATAATTACGATCTCTCTCCCTTAAAAATCCCAACATCTATTTCTAGGAGAGGAAGGCTTATTGTAGAATATGGTAACAAGATTATTTATCATGAAATATCTAACATAATGAGCAGAAGATAAAACATAGGAAAAGTTCTGTCTTAGATAAGGTGGGTCAAAAAGTCTAAATGAAGAGAGTTGGATACAAAGAGAAAAGTTAAGGTGAATATGTAGCGTTCACTGTACTGCATAGATGTGCATTGTTTGTTGGTCCCAGGGAAACAAGTCATCTTTCCAGCAGGTAACTGAATTCCTAAAGGTAGTTACTGTAAATCAATGATAATTCTCttgtaatttcatttatatataacattagtCCATTCACCCccgaagacacatttagactcttctaaatcaaagactagaccagtctattatgaaatttcaggagTGAATAAGTTAAGAATGTTATCTTGTGGCCTTGTGAGATTTGTAAgaaatatttgaacaaactaataaaataattaagtaGTATATCAAGTTAATTATCTTTTATAGAATTAATAAATGGTTTATGTTCAATTTCTAACAATGAAAATTCAATTAGCACCTAAATAATATGACAAAATAAATGCAAGAAACACAAGGTTCTCTCTCtgttattttcataacatattgaatctacatttttttttattattactattttatATTAGGCACAATGAAAAACCATTGCTGACCGATGCAACCAAAATCCCATGTTTCTGAGTCATGGCCaggttgttcaaaaggtgattagctAAATGACTTCCATTTACCTTGATTTTAAAATTACCATTTAACTGTGATGACCATAACCATCTTTTAAACAACTGGGCCCATATCTGATGAAAATGTcacttttaattttgatttttatcccaatgaaatatgatttttccatatatacatatttagcAAGCTTTCATGGCATTAATGTTGATGCTGAACGCATCGCTGGTCAAAAATTCATAACAGATGGTGATAATCTCTGATCTCCATTATCAGATGATGAAtggagttgtctgcccttggtCCAAGCAGGGAGAGAGCTGATCACTAATGGTCATGTTTTCCATGAACATTCAACATGTGTTCGGCAAACCTGCATAAAAAATAAGTCACATTTTTAGTTTCATTGAGTATTTAGTAATGAAAAAGGttaatgtttgaaaaaatattataagtCAGCCAATTTATGGGTGTCAAAATTTTATGATTCTAAGTAAAAAAGTGCAAATTAAATGTAGGTAGTTGTAATTTTTTTGTTGTAAAAGTTGTTGAAAAAGCCTACTTTTGGTGACAGTCGGCAGCAATGTCTCTCTTGCAGGACTCGGTATGAGCCACTTTGTATAGAACCTGTAATGTGATGATAATACAATTATAGAGATtgttcaatacatgtacatgtatgtacagcacATTAATAAATCACAGAGGACTAACTCTTTATAACTTCTTTTGCTAAATTgcaatattgaaaatgaaaaaggtcaaatttgtttggaaataaaaaTTACTAGTAATTAATTGGTAAGTTATAAATTAATGTAATGAGACCATCTATCCTAAATAATATTGTGAcaagtaaaacatttttgtgacctcaattttataaatgaccttgacattatgATTGCATGACTTTGACTTTATAACTGACCTTGACTTTGACAGACCTTGACTTTGTCTGTTCTTGACTTTAATACTGACCTTGACTTTATGACAGACCTTGACTTTATGTCTGTTCTTGACTTTATGACTGTCCTTGAATTGGTGTCTGGCCTAATTGATTTTATAACCCGTTTGACTTTGTGACACTGACTTTGACTTTGTTAC from Argopecten irradians isolate NY chromosome 5, Ai_NY, whole genome shotgun sequence includes:
- the LOC138324394 gene encoding BTB/POZ domain-containing protein KCTD2-like — its product is MVSRATGKFSEEDRMAYEVFQKERARHVKVIRRPAKSDAEKKEVESSRVDRPANRDRKRKASQTLLLTRAPTKPSKPYNKKRKLPEVPEVQVEPPVPVPALVEEVQVAALDLSTSGGKEDDELSLIAPSTYSVESSDVAYTPTRKPRHEVKLKGMALNQAQRVILNVGGVRFETSAPTLESDPSSILASMVKKTSPFQPYEVDHVYTYFLDRDHKHFRVILNYLRNPNGQVRLLPVTRYHLQELLEECVYYEIESLARIVKQKLSELD